One Brachybacterium aquaticum genomic region harbors:
- a CDS encoding ABC transporter ATP-binding protein produces the protein MTSTEAAVTVRDLTKTFGKARALDGFSLTVPTGQVTGFLGPNGAGKSTTIRILLGLLRATSGTASVLGMDPWRESVPIHHRLAYVPGDTNLWPNLTGGEAIDVLTRGETGERHRTRRAELIERFELDPTKRARTYSKGNRQKVSLVAALSRDVDLYIMDEPTSGLDPLMEAIFTDEVRRLREAGRTVLLSSHILAEVEKLCNTVTIIRAGKDVESGTLAELRHLTRSTVTATTAADPAPLTRLPGVHDLVAEHGRLRFDVDDAAVHDVLPLLTAMDASGLTITPPSLEDLFLRHYGDELAPAGTAAEEAS, from the coding sequence ATGACCTCCACCGAAGCGGCCGTCACCGTCCGCGACCTCACCAAGACCTTCGGGAAGGCCCGGGCGCTGGACGGCTTCAGCCTCACCGTCCCCACCGGCCAGGTCACCGGCTTCCTCGGCCCGAACGGCGCCGGGAAGTCCACCACGATCCGGATCCTGCTCGGCCTGCTGCGCGCCACCTCCGGCACCGCGAGCGTGCTCGGCATGGATCCCTGGCGAGAGTCGGTCCCGATCCACCACCGTCTCGCCTACGTCCCCGGGGACACGAACCTGTGGCCGAACCTCACCGGCGGCGAAGCGATCGACGTGCTCACCCGCGGCGAGACGGGGGAGCGGCACCGCACCCGCCGCGCCGAGCTCATCGAGCGCTTCGAGCTGGACCCCACCAAACGCGCCCGCACCTACTCCAAGGGCAACCGCCAGAAGGTCTCCCTGGTCGCGGCGCTGTCGCGGGACGTGGACCTGTACATCATGGACGAGCCCACCTCGGGCCTGGACCCCCTGATGGAGGCGATCTTCACCGACGAGGTGCGCAGGCTCCGCGAGGCAGGACGCACGGTCCTGCTCTCCAGCCACATCCTCGCCGAGGTGGAGAAGCTCTGCAACACCGTCACCATCATCCGCGCCGGCAAGGACGTGGAGAGCGGCACCCTGGCGGAGCTTCGCCACCTCACCCGCTCGACCGTCACCGCCACCACCGCCGCGGACCCCGCACCGCTCACCCGCCTGCCCGGCGTGCACGACCTCGTCGCCGAGCACGGCCGCCTCCGCTTCGACGTCGACGACGCCGCCGTCCACGACGTGCTGCCGCTGCTGACCGCCATGGACGCGAGCGGACTGACCATCACCCCGCCCTCGCTCGAGGACCTGTTCCTGCGCCACTACGGCGACGAGCTCGCCCCCGCCGGGACCGCTGCCGAGGAGGCGTCATGA
- a CDS encoding ABC transporter permease: MTTAAPPRPVGRRGDGPTHRRDRESASPLTGTGALLRLYLRLSRRAVIIWTLAMLVSVPSSILAMKQAYPDQAALDARAQLLDNPSAVMMTGPYFAGTRYTFWAMVTNELFLWVLIAVAIMSILLTVRHTRTEEEAGRLEMTRALPTGRLAPSAAAFGVVLVANLAVGAATAAGALMIGGPVADSLALGAATALTGLVFAAIAAVTAQIAEHAGTASGMALGIMALAFMVRGIGDVIDREGSRLSWFSPFAWAQQTRIYVDLRWWPLLVSLAATFALLALAGALSRRRDVGAGLRAARAGRAGASAGLLRPGGVARRLLRSALLAWGIGLFLFAIAFGALASSLGDLMDQVPEFSQWAPITLDDLTGSFSAFVLQMLAIGPVALLVSAVLRMKVEEQAGRLAPLLIAGTSRTAHALWWFLSAFVGTAVMQVALGLGVGLGVWAATEQTRWIGDLTLASLAYLPAITLVGALALALYGLSLRSTGLAWLVVVYTSLVVFLADMLGLPDWARAISPLDHVSLVPSEDLRVAPLMVMGAAAVVLVVVGILGLRRRDLAAG, encoded by the coding sequence ATGACCACCGCCGCCCCGCCGAGGCCCGTCGGCCGCCGCGGCGACGGACCGACCCACCGCCGCGATCGCGAGAGCGCCTCGCCGCTGACCGGCACCGGTGCGCTGCTGCGCCTGTACCTGCGCCTCTCGCGCCGCGCCGTGATCATCTGGACGCTCGCGATGCTGGTGTCGGTCCCCTCCTCGATCCTCGCCATGAAGCAGGCCTATCCCGACCAGGCGGCGCTGGACGCACGGGCGCAGCTGCTGGACAACCCCTCGGCCGTGATGATGACCGGGCCCTACTTCGCCGGCACCCGGTACACGTTCTGGGCCATGGTCACCAATGAGCTCTTCCTCTGGGTGCTGATCGCGGTCGCGATCATGTCGATCCTGCTCACCGTGCGCCACACCCGCACAGAGGAGGAGGCGGGCCGGCTCGAGATGACCCGGGCCCTGCCCACCGGGCGCCTCGCCCCGTCGGCCGCGGCCTTCGGCGTGGTGCTGGTGGCGAACCTCGCCGTGGGCGCCGCGACCGCGGCCGGGGCGCTCATGATCGGCGGCCCCGTCGCGGACTCCCTTGCCCTCGGCGCCGCGACCGCGCTCACGGGGCTGGTGTTCGCCGCGATCGCGGCGGTGACTGCCCAGATCGCCGAGCACGCGGGCACCGCCTCCGGGATGGCGCTCGGGATCATGGCGCTCGCGTTCATGGTCCGCGGGATCGGCGACGTCATCGACCGTGAGGGCTCGAGGCTGTCCTGGTTCTCGCCCTTCGCCTGGGCGCAGCAGACCCGCATCTACGTGGACCTGCGCTGGTGGCCGCTGCTGGTCTCCCTCGCCGCGACCTTCGCCCTGCTGGCCCTCGCCGGTGCCCTCTCCCGGCGCCGCGACGTGGGCGCCGGGCTCCGCGCCGCAAGGGCCGGACGCGCCGGGGCCTCCGCCGGGCTGCTGCGCCCCGGCGGTGTCGCGCGGCGTCTGCTGCGCTCGGCCCTGCTGGCCTGGGGCATCGGCCTGTTCCTGTTCGCGATCGCGTTCGGGGCCCTCGCCTCCTCCCTCGGCGACCTCATGGACCAGGTGCCCGAGTTCTCGCAGTGGGCACCGATCACCCTGGACGACCTCACCGGCTCCTTCTCCGCGTTCGTGCTGCAGATGCTCGCGATCGGGCCTGTCGCCCTGCTCGTCTCCGCCGTGCTGAGGATGAAGGTCGAGGAGCAGGCCGGCCGCCTCGCCCCGCTGCTGATCGCCGGAACCTCCCGCACCGCCCACGCCCTGTGGTGGTTCCTCTCCGCGTTCGTGGGAACCGCGGTGATGCAGGTGGCGCTCGGCCTCGGCGTGGGCCTCGGCGTGTGGGCCGCGACCGAGCAGACCCGCTGGATCGGGGACTTGACCCTCGCCTCCCTCGCCTACCTCCCCGCGATCACGCTGGTCGGCGCGCTGGCGCTCGCGCTGTACGGGCTGAGCCTGCGCAGCACGGGCCTCGCCTGGCTGGTGGTCGTCTACACCTCGTTGGTCGTGTTCCTCGCCGACATGCTCGGTCTGCCCGACTGGGCACGCGCGATCTCGCCGCTGGACCACGTCTCGCTGGTGCCCAGCGAGGACCTCCGGGTCGCACCGCTCATGGTGATGGGCGCGGCGGCCGTGGTGCTCGTGGTGGTCGGGATCCTGGGTCTCCGCCGACGGGACCTCGCGGCCGGGTGA
- a CDS encoding IS256 family transposase gives MTAPHIVDPSGLLGEALAEASPDLMRSLLQNVINTLLSADADAVAGAEYGRPSAGRSAQRNGYRHRDLDTRVGTIDVAVPKLRTGTYFPEWLLERRKRAESALITVVADCYLAGVSTRRMDKLVKTLGINSLSKSQVSRMAESLDEHVEQFRHRPLDEAGPFTFVSADALTMKVREGGRVTNAVVLLATGVNADGHREVLGMRVATSETGAAWNSFFADLVARGLAGVRLVTSDAHAGLVEAIAAHLPGAAWQRCRTHYAANLMAVTPKSMWPAVKAMLHSVYDQPDAAAVNAQFERLLDYVSEKLPAVAEHLDAARADLLAFTAFPKDVWVQIWSNNPTERLNKEIRRRTDSVGIFPTREAIVRLVGAVLAEQTDEWAEGRRYLGLDVLARCRLNLVPDTSTEEVTTSSLPALTA, from the coding sequence ATGACCGCTCCCCACATTGTCGACCCTTCCGGCCTGCTCGGTGAAGCCCTGGCCGAAGCGTCCCCGGATCTGATGCGCAGCCTGCTCCAGAACGTGATCAACACCCTGCTCTCCGCGGACGCAGACGCTGTCGCCGGCGCGGAGTACGGCCGGCCCAGCGCTGGTCGTTCTGCGCAGCGCAACGGCTACCGCCACCGCGACCTCGACACCCGCGTCGGCACGATCGACGTCGCCGTTCCCAAGCTCCGCACCGGCACCTACTTCCCCGAGTGGCTGCTCGAGCGGCGCAAGCGCGCCGAATCCGCCCTGATCACGGTCGTCGCGGACTGCTATCTCGCCGGTGTCTCCACCCGCCGCATGGACAAGCTCGTGAAGACCCTGGGCATCAACTCGCTCTCGAAGTCGCAAGTCAGCCGGATGGCGGAGTCGTTGGACGAGCACGTCGAGCAGTTCCGCCACCGTCCCCTGGACGAGGCCGGGCCATTCACGTTCGTCTCCGCCGATGCGCTGACGATGAAGGTCCGTGAGGGCGGGCGCGTGACCAACGCCGTCGTCCTGCTGGCCACCGGCGTCAACGCAGACGGGCACCGCGAAGTCCTCGGCATGCGGGTCGCGACCAGCGAGACCGGAGCGGCCTGGAACAGCTTCTTCGCCGACCTCGTCGCCCGCGGCCTCGCCGGAGTGCGCCTGGTGACCTCCGATGCGCATGCGGGACTGGTGGAGGCGATCGCCGCGCACCTTCCCGGGGCGGCCTGGCAGCGGTGCCGCACCCACTACGCCGCGAACCTCATGGCCGTGACGCCGAAGAGCATGTGGCCGGCGGTGAAAGCGATGCTGCACAGCGTCTACGACCAGCCCGACGCAGCAGCGGTGAACGCCCAGTTCGAGCGGCTGCTGGACTACGTCAGCGAGAAGCTCCCGGCCGTGGCCGAGCACCTCGATGCCGCCCGCGCGGATCTGCTCGCGTTCACGGCCTTCCCGAAAGACGTGTGGGTCCAGATCTGGTCGAACAACCCCACCGAACGGCTGAACAAGGAGATCCGTCGCCGCACCGACTCCGTCGGCATCTTCCCCACCCGCGAAGCGATCGTCCGCCTCGTCGGCGCGGTCCTGGCCGAACAGACCGACGAGTGGGCCGAAGGACGCCGCTACCTCGGCCTCGACGTCCTCGCCCGCTGCCGCCTCAACCTCGTCCCCGACACCAGCACCGAGGAGGTCACCACAAGCTCCCTGCCCGCCCTGACCGCCTGA
- a CDS encoding catalase, with protein sequence MASTEHAPTPVPGRPNSQPPSLEEPTEPTAPLSPKPDQQGVQPRTPTGAEPVPDRATTAQQGEFLTTSQGARLRDTDHSLKAGRRGPVLLQDHHLREKITHFDHERIPERVVHARGAAAHGVFEGYGTAEPVCRAGFLAKGKRTEVFTRFSTVVGSRGSMDTARDTRGFATKFYTDEGTFDLVANNIPVFFIQDGIKFPDVVHAAKPHPDREIPQAQSAHDTFWDFVSLHTEAQHHTLWFMGDRGIPRSYRMMEGFGIHTFRLANTAGETSLVKFHWKPQLGVHSLTWEEAQLLGGNDPDFHRRDLADAIEAGAHPSWELGIQVFPDNEEQSFEGIDLLDPTKFVPEELAPVQPIGRLTLDRNPSNYFAETEQVAFNPGHLVPGIDVTDDPLLQVRLFSYVDTQLTRLGGPNFAQLPINRAHAPVNDMLRDGYGQQGDHSGIAPYHPNSLDGGCPFMAGEMDSAFEDLPVRLPEGVKERELSATFEDHFSQPRLFWRSMTPLEQDHIVDAYSFELGKCYEATIRERQLQSLANIDADLCGRVAAALGMPAPASTVPVEEESDGAVDSSAPLSQLGGRWPTDGRVIGIVVDPDGDNSALLALHEAIVAVSMTPVVIAPRGGEVAGVPVGRTFGTAASVEFDALLLAGNPLTAPDSRPSIDPKAGAPGAGEVEPRVGKLIDECWRHAKAIGAWAEGRTALEARTAPDGAGLVLGEDGQAVFGEVRTLLESHRVWERFPADA encoded by the coding sequence ATGGCATCCACGGAGCACGCACCCACACCAGTACCCGGTCGCCCGAACAGCCAACCCCCATCGCTCGAGGAGCCGACAGAGCCCACCGCGCCACTCTCTCCGAAGCCGGATCAGCAGGGCGTCCAGCCCCGAACGCCCACCGGCGCTGAACCCGTCCCGGACAGGGCCACCACCGCACAGCAGGGCGAGTTCCTGACCACCTCGCAGGGCGCACGGCTGCGCGACACCGACCATTCGCTCAAGGCCGGCAGGCGTGGTCCTGTTCTGCTGCAGGACCATCACCTGCGCGAGAAGATCACCCACTTCGACCACGAGCGGATCCCGGAGCGAGTGGTTCATGCTCGTGGCGCCGCGGCCCACGGGGTGTTCGAGGGCTATGGCACAGCGGAGCCCGTGTGCAGGGCCGGGTTCCTCGCGAAGGGAAAGCGCACCGAGGTGTTCACCCGCTTCTCGACCGTCGTCGGCTCCCGTGGGTCAATGGACACCGCGCGTGACACCCGCGGGTTTGCGACCAAGTTCTACACCGACGAGGGCACCTTCGACCTGGTCGCCAACAACATCCCGGTGTTCTTCATCCAGGACGGCATAAAGTTCCCCGACGTCGTCCACGCCGCCAAGCCCCATCCCGACCGGGAGATTCCTCAAGCCCAGAGCGCTCACGACACGTTCTGGGACTTCGTCTCCCTGCACACCGAGGCGCAGCACCACACCCTGTGGTTCATGGGTGACCGCGGCATCCCGCGGTCCTACCGGATGATGGAGGGCTTCGGGATCCACACCTTCCGGCTCGCGAACACCGCCGGGGAGACCTCGCTGGTGAAGTTCCACTGGAAGCCGCAGCTCGGAGTGCACTCGCTGACCTGGGAGGAGGCGCAGCTTCTGGGCGGCAACGATCCGGACTTCCATCGCCGGGACCTCGCCGATGCGATCGAAGCCGGCGCCCACCCCTCCTGGGAACTTGGGATCCAGGTGTTCCCCGACAACGAGGAGCAGAGCTTCGAGGGCATCGACCTGCTGGATCCTACGAAGTTCGTCCCCGAGGAGCTCGCGCCGGTCCAGCCCATCGGCCGCCTCACCCTGGACCGCAACCCCAGCAACTACTTCGCCGAGACCGAGCAGGTGGCCTTCAACCCCGGCCACCTCGTGCCCGGCATCGACGTCACCGACGACCCGCTGCTCCAGGTGAGGCTGTTCTCCTACGTCGACACCCAGCTCACCCGCCTCGGCGGGCCGAACTTCGCCCAGCTACCGATCAACCGCGCCCACGCCCCGGTCAACGACATGCTCCGCGACGGCTACGGCCAGCAGGGAGACCACTCCGGTATCGCGCCCTACCACCCGAACTCCCTCGACGGCGGCTGCCCGTTCATGGCCGGCGAAATGGACAGCGCCTTCGAGGACCTGCCGGTCCGCCTGCCCGAGGGGGTGAAGGAACGCGAGCTCTCGGCCACCTTCGAGGACCACTTCAGCCAGCCGCGCCTGTTCTGGCGCAGCATGACCCCTCTCGAGCAGGACCACATCGTCGACGCCTACTCCTTCGAGCTCGGCAAGTGCTACGAGGCCACGATCCGCGAGCGGCAGCTGCAGTCCCTGGCCAACATCGACGCGGACCTGTGCGGCCGGGTCGCTGCGGCGCTCGGGATGCCCGCCCCCGCGTCGACGGTCCCGGTAGAGGAGGAGTCCGACGGCGCGGTGGACTCCAGTGCTCCGCTGTCCCAGTTGGGTGGTCGGTGGCCGACCGACGGGCGGGTAATCGGCATCGTGGTGGACCCTGATGGTGACAACTCCGCTCTACTCGCGCTGCACGAAGCCATCGTGGCGGTCTCGATGACCCCGGTCGTGATCGCCCCGCGCGGCGGCGAGGTGGCGGGCGTGCCCGTAGGCCGGACGTTCGGCACCGCCGCCTCCGTGGAGTTCGACGCCCTGCTGCTGGCGGGTAATCCCCTCACCGCACCGGATTCACGACCCTCGATCGATCCGAAGGCAGGAGCCCCCGGTGCCGGCGAGGTCGAGCCCCGCGTCGGCAAGCTGATCGACGAATGCTGGCGCCATGCCAAGGCGATCGGCGCCTGGGCCGAGGGGCGCACAGCCCTGGAAGCCCGCACGGCGCCTGACGGTGCCGGGCTCGTGCTCGGCGAGGACGGGCAGGCCGTCTTCGGCGAGGTCCGGACCCTGCTGGAGAGCCATCGCGTCTGGGAACGGTTCCCGGCCGACGCCTGA
- a CDS encoding cation diffusion facilitator family transporter, giving the protein MSPTAQSETASVSGHDALPHDVQQVLRQAIRLEWITIGVMVVTIAAVGLVTGQSQAMKAAWAEDMLTLLPPLAFLIAARRLRKAPDRDHPYGHHRSIGVAHLVAALALLAMGTFLVVDSVMSLVKVEKPPIGTMALFGHAVWAGWPMIIVMVLSGIAPVILGRKKLPLAEKLHDKVLFADADMNKADWSTAIATIVGVLGIGFGLWWFDAAAALVVSISILRDGLKNLRAAIAGLTDTRARTVDDKKPHPLTRDVETRALATPWVAQAVGRVRDQGHVFHVEMFVVPRHGKAPSLDQLVLLRTELLELDWRLHDVVVAPVPTIPQTQARD; this is encoded by the coding sequence ATGAGCCCCACCGCCCAGTCCGAGACGGCTTCCGTTTCGGGGCACGACGCGTTACCTCACGACGTTCAACAGGTCCTTCGCCAGGCGATCCGCCTGGAGTGGATCACGATCGGCGTCATGGTCGTGACGATCGCAGCCGTCGGGCTCGTGACGGGTCAGTCGCAAGCGATGAAAGCCGCTTGGGCAGAGGACATGCTCACGCTCCTGCCGCCCCTGGCGTTCTTGATCGCCGCACGCCGGCTCCGCAAGGCTCCTGACCGGGACCATCCGTACGGGCATCACCGATCGATTGGCGTCGCGCATCTGGTCGCCGCCCTGGCGCTCTTGGCGATGGGTACCTTCCTCGTGGTCGACTCCGTCATGAGCCTGGTCAAGGTGGAGAAACCGCCGATCGGGACCATGGCACTGTTCGGGCACGCCGTGTGGGCGGGGTGGCCGATGATCATCGTCATGGTGCTCTCCGGCATCGCGCCAGTGATCCTGGGTCGCAAGAAGCTGCCGCTCGCGGAGAAGCTCCACGACAAGGTCCTGTTCGCCGACGCGGACATGAACAAAGCGGACTGGTCCACGGCGATCGCCACCATCGTCGGCGTCCTCGGCATCGGATTCGGACTGTGGTGGTTCGACGCTGCAGCAGCCCTGGTGGTGTCGATCTCCATCCTGCGAGACGGGCTCAAGAACCTGCGCGCGGCGATCGCCGGCCTTACCGACACCCGCGCCCGCACCGTCGACGACAAGAAACCGCATCCGCTCACGCGCGACGTCGAGACGCGCGCCCTGGCGACCCCGTGGGTCGCCCAGGCCGTCGGCCGCGTCCGCGATCAAGGACACGTGTTCCACGTCGAGATGTTCGTGGTGCCTCGCCACGGCAAGGCACCTTCCCTCGACCAGCTCGTACTGCTACGCACCGAGTTGCTCGAGCTGGACTGGAGACTCCACGACGTCGTTGTTGCGCCCGTGCCGACGATTCCCCAGACCCAGGCACGGGACTGA
- a CDS encoding transporter substrate-binding domain-containing protein — translation MLVSARHVVRAAAAAVAAALLVSGCSGPFPADSQDSLARATGGTIYVGATANPPWTEVSPDGAVTGVEADLVTDYAESIDAQITWVPGSESVLADRMKDGELDIMIGGLTSKAPWTDKVALTRPYTTVRGEDGKTEKMVMGVRPGENALMASLETFLDDQDAER, via the coding sequence GTGTTGGTCTCCGCGCGTCACGTTGTCCGGGCCGCGGCTGCAGCGGTCGCGGCGGCGTTGCTGGTGTCCGGGTGCTCCGGCCCGTTTCCCGCCGACAGCCAGGACTCGCTGGCCCGCGCAACCGGAGGGACGATCTATGTCGGGGCGACGGCCAACCCGCCCTGGACCGAAGTCTCGCCGGATGGTGCGGTCACCGGTGTTGAAGCAGACCTCGTGACGGACTACGCCGAGAGCATCGATGCACAGATCACCTGGGTCCCGGGCTCGGAGAGTGTTCTCGCCGACCGCATGAAGGACGGCGAGCTCGACATCATGATCGGCGGGTTGACGTCGAAGGCGCCGTGGACCGACAAGGTCGCGCTGACCCGCCCGTATACGACCGTCCGTGGGGAGGACGGGAAGACGGAGAAAATGGTTATGGGCGTGCGACCTGGCGAGAACGCCCTGATGGCCTCCCTGGAGACGTTCCTCGACGATCAGGACGCCGAACGATGA
- a CDS encoding stress protein, translating into MADKNNSGQFGNRSDTEEQAQKGGEASTGSFDDTNAADPSAAGQKSSGSFGEANAADPSEESRKGGHESSGSFGDENSADPSEAGRKGGQSS; encoded by the coding sequence ATGGCTGACAAGAACAACTCTGGACAGTTCGGAAACCGCAGCGATACCGAGGAGCAGGCCCAGAAGGGCGGCGAGGCCAGCACGGGAAGCTTCGACGACACGAACGCGGCTGACCCGAGCGCGGCGGGGCAGAAGAGCTCCGGCAGCTTCGGTGAGGCGAACGCGGCTGACCCGAGCGAGGAGAGTCGTAAGGGCGGCCACGAGAGCTCCGGCAGCTTCGGTGACGAGAACTCGGCGGATCCGAGCGAGGCCGGCCGCAAGGGCGGCCAGAGTTCCTGA
- a CDS encoding TetR/AcrR family transcriptional regulator — MSASTVPLRDGGAGPALPSAAPWKVRPHDVHDHVRMVVPKRREAILDVASTAFAHHGYHGVSIRMLAKQAGLSHPGLLHHFPSKAALLGAVLDRLEHQAQAVLDDETVFRRGLTRTVDELVDLYDPGSESIQLLAMLDCDGRMEDFPGRGRSARLRRVHEYLVEQALIRLEEQGLLRSDLCPVFAARTFMSFVMGCATREQTVRLMQQEDHADAPREEVRRALQLFFVTEDQEQ; from the coding sequence ATGAGCGCCTCGACGGTCCCGCTCCGAGATGGAGGAGCGGGTCCTGCTCTTCCGTCGGCCGCGCCGTGGAAGGTCCGCCCGCACGACGTACACGACCACGTCCGCATGGTCGTACCGAAGCGACGTGAGGCCATCCTCGACGTGGCCTCGACAGCATTCGCCCACCACGGCTACCACGGTGTGAGCATCAGAATGCTCGCCAAACAGGCCGGACTCTCCCACCCTGGGCTTCTTCACCACTTCCCCTCGAAAGCCGCCCTCCTTGGTGCAGTGCTCGACCGTCTCGAGCACCAAGCGCAAGCCGTCCTCGACGACGAGACCGTCTTCCGACGTGGCCTCACCAGAACGGTCGATGAGCTCGTCGACCTCTACGATCCCGGGTCCGAGAGCATCCAGCTGCTCGCCATGCTCGACTGCGACGGCAGGATGGAGGACTTCCCCGGACGGGGGCGCAGCGCGCGACTACGGCGCGTCCACGAATACCTGGTCGAGCAGGCCCTGATTCGCCTGGAAGAGCAGGGACTGCTGCGTTCTGATCTGTGCCCAGTGTTCGCCGCGCGCACGTTCATGTCCTTCGTCATGGGGTGCGCCACCAGAGAACAGACGGTCCGCCTCATGCAGCAGGAAGACCACGCGGACGCCCCCCGCGAGGAGGTCCGCCGCGCTCTGCAGCTGTTTTTCGTGACAGAAGACCAGGAGCAATGA
- a CDS encoding cysteine hydrolase family protein, whose translation MSIEKTTDALLLVDLQEAFFADPTLDRARPALVDAATTLMSAARRHDMPIIVVTTEHSRDRSTWTLTMLDDDKGFLFHGDPGTKILHELDTTGAMHIEKTRDSAWFGTDLLLRVRNLGIHRIVLAGVSTHACITQTARDAFANNVRTTVVTDAVADHDEAHKEPALSLLAADRQAQLATVAEVLDAWDSLPRSEDDARTVSARGQAGRS comes from the coding sequence ATGAGCATTGAGAAGACCACGGACGCGCTCCTCCTCGTCGACCTGCAAGAGGCCTTCTTCGCGGACCCCACGCTGGACCGCGCACGACCCGCCCTCGTGGACGCTGCGACGACGCTCATGTCGGCGGCGCGGCGCCACGACATGCCGATCATCGTCGTCACGACCGAGCACAGCCGCGACCGATCAACCTGGACCCTCACCATGCTCGACGACGACAAGGGCTTCCTCTTCCACGGCGACCCGGGCACGAAGATCCTCCACGAGCTCGACACCACGGGAGCCATGCACATCGAGAAGACCCGCGACAGTGCATGGTTCGGGACCGACCTCCTGCTGCGAGTTCGCAACCTGGGGATCCATCGGATAGTGCTGGCCGGCGTCTCCACCCACGCCTGCATCACCCAGACAGCTCGCGACGCGTTCGCGAACAACGTCCGCACAACCGTGGTGACGGACGCCGTTGCCGACCACGACGAAGCGCATAAGGAGCCTGCTCTCTCACTGCTGGCCGCAGACCGCCAGGCGCAGCTCGCGACCGTCGCGGAGGTCCTCGATGCGTGGGACTCACTCCCGCGCAGTGAGGACGACGCAAGAACGGTCAGTGCC